In Papio anubis isolate 15944 chromosome 20, Panubis1.0, whole genome shotgun sequence, the genomic window TATGGTGTGTGTCTGGCACAACAACATGACTCAGCTCTGCCGTTGTAGTACAAAAGCAGCAGGACatgatatgtaaatgaatagGTATGGCTGTGGGCCAATCAAACTTTATTCATTGACACTGAGATTTgaatttcttgtaatttttttgtctcacaaaatattcttcttctttttttttttttcatgtaaaaacCAGCCGGGTATggagactcatgcctgtaatctcaacagtttgagaggcttaggcaggaggatcacttgaagccaggagttcaagacccgcctggggaacatagcaaaactccatatttatattaaaaaaaaagtaaaaactattaGCTCACAGGCCATCCAAAAACAGGTGGAAGAGGCTGCTGGATTTGGCCTGTAGGCACTGAGGTTACATCTTCCCAGCTCAGCAAGCCTGGCAGAAAGTGTCTGTTTGCCAGTAGTTGGGGGAAAAGTCCCAGGGCAGACTCTCATTGGATAGACTTGGGTCACATGCCCCTTCTTGAGCCAGTCAGAGGCAGAGGGACTTGGTGCTTTCAGGAGATTGGTCAGTGGTAGACACAGCCTGAGTGCTGAGGGTAGGGAAGAGGGAGAAACCCAAAGGAAAAGCCACACTGTTGCCGAAGTTGGAGGCAGTGAGTGCCGGGTGGGTGGAAGTCACAAAAGCCCACTGCAGAGGTGGCAGTAGGGGTGGGATGTTAGCTGTGCCATAAAAGTGCTTTCTGATTCTTCCAGGTGACAACATCCGGGAATTCTTGCTGAGCCTCAGATACTTTCGAATCTTCATCGCCCTGTGGAACATCTTCATGATGTTCTGCATGATCGTGTGAGTCCGACTTGCCCTTTCCTTTCAGTGTCATCTCTTAGTCTCCTTCTCCAGGATGACCTACCTGATGGTCATTCTCTGTTCTTTCAGTCATCACTCTTGTAtcctgctttctgttttgtttgtttattttttgttttgtttgagatggagtcttagactctgtcgcccagactagagtgcagtggtgcgatctgggctcactgcaacctccgcctccaggttcaagcgattctcctgcctcagcctccccagtaactgggactacaggtgcatgccaccacgcccggctgattttttgtatttttagtagagacggggttccatcatattagccaggatggtcttgatctcctgacctcgtgagtcacccacttcaggctcccaaagtgctgggattccaggagtgagccactgtgcccggccctgttttttttttttgttgttgttgttgttgttgtttttgagacagagtcttgctctgttgcccaggctggagtgcagtgacgtgatcttggctcactgcaacctgcgcctccctgcttcaggcaattctcctgcctcagcctcccaagtagctgggattacaggtgcccaccaccacacctggctaatttttgtatttttataagagacagggtttcaccatgttggtcaggctggtctcgaactcctgacctcatgtgatccacctgcttcagcctcccaaaattacaggtgtgagccaccacgcctggccctgctttctcttttcaaaatgaGTAAGTGAGGGAACCAGTACCTGAAAGGGTTAAACTCTGTCCCTGCGTCCCCACCGAACCAGGCTGGAACTTTGATTGGAACATGGAGTTCTCCAGCCCCTGGCTATGCCTGGCACCTCTGCAGGGGCTGCCAGGAGATGCCTTTCCTGAGCCCATGGCCCTGTCACCTCTCACCAGCTCTGCTGCATCTGCCGAGGTGGAAAATGTGGTTTAAATGTCCAGCATGCTGCCAGAACCTGCTCTAGCTGGGCTGGAAGCCAGCAGAAATGTATTCAgactttattgttttaaattctggcttttcattttctcattaggCTGAGAAAACTCAAGCAGATTGCCTTTCCATCTAGCATTGGGTCCGTAACTCTGATACTGCTGTTAACGAATTGTGAGATTTGCTGTAAATGGATTTGGGAAAAGACACAATGGGAGAATCTGGTGTTCTTGGCCTCTGTGGGTCCATCCCTGCATACTTCCCCCAGAAAGAAAGAGGACAAAAAGTTGGCTGTCCTGAGCGACTGAGACTCCGAACGTGGGGTTGCTGTGCAGTCCGCGTGCCACCCCAGTGGCTGTTTGCGGAGATGCTTCCAGGACATGGGAGATGTGGGGAGGATGGCATTTCACCCTCATCACAAGGACCATGATGTATTCCCAGAAAGGCCCTTGCCAAGGTATGCTACCTGGCAGAGAGGATCTGAGAGCACGTATGAGGCTTGCCTAGGAACAGAGAAAGCTTGTGAAGAGGTCAGGGAACTTGCATGAAAGTGTAggaatggccaggtgcagtggctcaggcctgtaatcccagcactttggaaggctgaggtgggagaattgcttgagcccagaagtttgaaaccagcctgggcagcatggtggaACTCCATgtttaccaaaaatttaaaaattagccgagtgtagtggcacctgcctgtagttccagctccttgggaggctgaggtgggaggatcacttgagccctagaggcagaggttgcagtgagctgagatcctgccactgcactccagcctgggcaacagaagaagaccctgtctccaaacaaataataaataatcaagACCTAAAGGACAAGAAGACGTTTGCCATTTGCAGAGCTGGAGAAAAGCATGGTGGCACAGGAAGTAGCATGTTCAAAGGTCCTGGGGCAGGGAAGAAGTCAGCATTCTTCCCTTATTCTCGTCTTTGCAGAGGTCCTGGGGTAGGGAAGAAGTCAGCATGCTTCTCTCATTCTCGTTTttgcaaaggtcctggggcaggGAAGAAGTCAGCCTGCTTCTCTCATTCTCGTCTTTGCAGAGGTCCAGGGCAGGGAAGAAGTCAGCATGTTTGTCTCATTCTCATCTTTCCTGTGCACCTGCTTCATCAACCTCTCCTGTTTGACCAACGTCTTCACTCCCTCATCCGCCAGCCTATGACCAGAACAGCAGCCTCGGGCGTCCTCCCAGCTCAACTTTCCAAGATCAGTGTAGTCAGTAGCCCAGGGTCCTGATTTTGTTTCCTGGGGCAGAGTCTGGTTGACTCACCTTGGCGTCACTCAGGTCCCTTTGGGGTGGGGGTTCTTGATTCTGCTATAACCACTTAGGTCAAGGGTCATCAGACCACAGGCCACATctccccactgcctgtttttgtgaaTGAACTTCACAAAAGTTGATGTGTGTGGCTGCTTCTGTGTCACAGCGGTGGAGTTGAGTTGTGTGACAGAGACCACATGGCTCGCAGAGCCAAAACTGTTAGTAAACAGTTGCCCGTTACAGAGAAAATGAGCCAACCCCTGACCCAGGCCAGCTCTTTCACTGGGGGCCATGGGTGAGAGAAAATTCTCTCAAGAAAGGGCTGTCTCAGGGAGGGAGTGACTGGCTTTCCCAGGACATTTAAAACCTGGAAATCACCTAAGTGTCCAAGAACAAGAGAAGGATCAGGTAACTTGAAGGATGCCCATGTGACCAGCTGTCATGATACCGTCACTGATGATGTGCCAGAAGGTTCTGTCTGCATGGGGAAATGAAACGTTCTGAAAGTGAAGAAGGCGGGAGGGTACTCATCTGTGCAGCCTGACTTCAGCTGTGTAATGTGCATGCAGTAACCATGGATAAACCCTAAATGAGTGCCTTAAGTatgggagtgaaaccctgtttagCGCGGGAGTTGGAAGGATCCACTCCAGATGGGTAGAGAGGGGACCCTGCAGCAGTTGCTGAGGAAATTGGCAGACCCTGGGCATGGTTCAATATTCCCTGtgcccatttatttttattcttattttttgagatggagtcttgctgtgtcacccagactggagtgcggtggcaccatctcggctcactgcatcctccacctcccgggttcaagtgattctcctgcctcagcctcccagggagctgagactacaggcacgcaccaccacacttgactaatttttctacttttggtagagatgggatttcatcctgttgaccaggctggtctcgaactcctgagctcaaattatttgcccgcctcagcctcccaaagtgctggaattacagacgtgagccaccacgcccaacctccCTGTGCCCGCTTCTGTGTTGTTTGagctttggaaattttttttttttttttttttttttttttgagacggagtcttgctctgtctcccaggctgtagtgcagtggcgcaatctcagctcactgtaagctccgcctcccaggttcacgccattctcctgcctcagcctcccaagtagctgggactacacgcgcacaccgccacgcccggctaattttttgtatttttagtagagatggggtttcaccatgttagccaggatgctcttgatctcctgaccttgtgatctgcctgcctcggcctcctgtgctgggattacaggcatgagccaccgtgcctggccgagctTTGGAAATTTTAAGAAGTTATGAAAAGTCTGAAATAAGGGGAGAAACGTCCCTGAGTATTTAGGGATCGGTAGCACGTCATCTATAACTTACATTGAAACACATCAAAAATACGGATAAATGAATAGATACATGGATAGGTACGTGGTACAGCAAAGTGTTAATTGCAGAATGTAGGTGGTGGCAGTGTGTTTCAACATAACTCTTCCATGTGttgaaattttcataaaataacaGGAAAAGTTAGGGAGAAAATGAACCATGGAGAGAGTTTACAAGTAAAACGCGGAAGTCTGTCTTCTCAATCCAGTATTTTATAGAATATTCACAGGATTGTGCAGCCACCATCTCTATCCAATTTCAGAACGTTTTCATCAACACAGAAAGAAATCGCGTGCCCACtggcagtcactccccattccccctcccctagcccctggcaacaactcatctgcttcctgtctctgtggatttgcctcaTGTGGACAgtttatataaatggagtcatacactGCATGGCCTTTTGTGCCTGGCGTCTCTCGCTCAGca contains:
- the SMIM7 gene encoding small integral membrane protein 7 isoform X2, which encodes MIGDILLFGTLLMNAGAVLNFKLKKKDTQGFGEESREPSTGDNIREFLLSLRYFRIFIALWNIFMMFCMIVLRKLKQIAFPSSIGSVTLILLLTNCEICCKWIWEKTQWENLVFLASVGPSLHTSPRKKEDKKLAVLSD